In Etheostoma cragini isolate CJK2018 unplaced genomic scaffold, CSU_Ecrag_1.0 ScbMSFa_4295, whole genome shotgun sequence, the genomic window CCTCCCCGGTACGCCCTCCGGGGGACGCCCTCCCCGGTACGCCCTCCGGGGGACGCCCTCCCCGGTACGCCCTCTGCACCCCCTTCCGTCCTCACCCTTGTTTGTGTTGAAAGTGCTGATGCAGGGGTTCTCCTCCGTCGGGTTCCACAGTTTCACCGTGCCGTCGGCCGAGCAGGACAGGAGGCGGTTCTTGATGCCGCTGTAAGCCAATCCCCACACGGCGTCCGTGTGCCCCAACCACGACCCCGCCAGGACACTAGGATCTGATTGGACGAGAAAGAAATGAGGATGGGGTGCATTA contains:
- the LOC117941101 gene encoding striatin-3-like, with amino-acid sequence MTSSGEQCFSGGLDSTIQWWNIPSSNVDPYDTYDPSVLAGSWLGHTDAVWGLAYSGIKNRLLSCSADGTVKLWNPTEENPCISTFNTNKGEDGRGCRGRTGEGVPRRAYRGGRPPEG